A part of Paenibacillus sp. IHBB 10380 genomic DNA contains:
- the queA gene encoding tRNA preQ1(34) S-adenosylmethionine ribosyltransferase-isomerase QueA, with the protein MDVELYNFDLPERLIAQTPLLDRSSSRLLTLNKEDGSIKHESFTAILDYLQSGDTLVLNDTRVIPARLFGTKEDTGAKAEVLLLKNVSEDRWEALVKPGKKLKKGNVIHFSDELQAVIEEEGEMGARILSFNYKGVFQEILDRLGQMPLPPYIKEKLNDRERYQTVYARHEGSAAAPTAGLHFTDELLDEIRAKGVTVTFITLHVGLGTFRPMSVERVEDHVMHEEYYSISQETADLLNNARNRGGRIIAVGTTSCRTLETIGQQCGEGPLSASSGWTNIFMYPGHQFTVVNALITNFHLPKSTLVMLVSALAGRDHVLEAYKEAVKEQYRFFSFGDAMFIY; encoded by the coding sequence ATGGATGTAGAGTTATATAATTTTGACCTACCAGAACGATTAATTGCACAGACACCATTATTAGACCGAAGCTCTTCACGTCTGTTAACTTTAAATAAAGAGGACGGAAGTATTAAGCACGAGTCTTTCACAGCAATATTGGATTATTTACAATCAGGAGATACACTTGTGCTGAATGATACACGTGTTATTCCCGCTAGATTATTCGGTACAAAGGAAGATACAGGAGCGAAAGCAGAAGTGTTGCTGCTCAAAAATGTGAGCGAGGATCGTTGGGAAGCTCTTGTTAAGCCAGGTAAGAAGTTAAAAAAGGGAAATGTGATTCATTTCAGCGATGAGCTACAGGCTGTCATTGAAGAAGAGGGAGAGATGGGAGCGCGCATTCTTTCTTTTAACTATAAGGGCGTGTTTCAGGAAATTCTAGATCGGCTCGGACAGATGCCACTTCCACCTTACATTAAAGAAAAGTTGAATGATCGTGAACGTTATCAGACTGTATATGCACGTCATGAAGGTTCAGCTGCGGCACCTACGGCAGGTCTTCATTTCACAGATGAATTATTGGATGAGATACGTGCCAAGGGAGTGACTGTAACATTCATCACTTTGCATGTAGGACTAGGTACATTTAGACCGATGTCAGTAGAACGTGTCGAAGACCACGTCATGCATGAAGAATATTACTCTATATCCCAAGAGACAGCGGACTTGTTAAATAATGCCCGTAACCGTGGGGGAAGAATAATAGCTGTAGGTACGACTTCATGTAGAACTCTTGAAACTATTGGACAACAATGTGGTGAAGGTCCTCTCTCAGCAAGTAGTGGATGGACGAATATCTTCATGTATCCTGGGCATCAATTTACAGTAGTGAACGCATTGATCACGAACTTCCATTTACCTAAATCAACTTTAGTGATGTTAGTTAGTGCCTTGGCAGGAAGAGATCATGTATTAGAAGCGTATAAGGAAGCGGTGAAAGAGCAGTATCGTTTCTTCAGCTTCGGTGATGCTATGTTTATTTATTAA
- the tgt gene encoding tRNA guanosine(34) transglycosylase Tgt, whose protein sequence is MVAAITYEHIKTCKQSGARLGRVHTPHGVIETPTFMPVGTLATVKTMSPEELKQMDAQIILSNTYHLFLRPGHDIIREAGGLHKFMNWDRPILTDSGGFQVFSLSEMRKITEEGVHFRSHLNGDKLFLSPEVAMEIQNALGSDIMMAFDECPPYPAEYDYLKKSLERTSRWAERCLESHARPQDQGLFAIVQGGMYEDLRKQSARDLTSMDFPGYAIGGLSVGESKQLMYDVLDYTVPLLPSNKPRYLMGVGSPDALLEGSIRGVDMFDCVLPTRIARNGTTMTSQGRLVIRNAKYARDFGPLDPACDCYTCRNYSRAYLRHLIKADETFGLRLTTYHNLHFLLDLMRKVRESIMEDRLLDFRDEFFEQYGLYENLKGF, encoded by the coding sequence ATGGTAGCTGCAATTACTTACGAACATATTAAGACATGTAAACAGTCAGGAGCTCGTCTCGGACGAGTTCATACTCCGCACGGTGTTATTGAGACACCTACATTTATGCCTGTAGGAACACTGGCCACGGTAAAAACAATGAGTCCAGAAGAGCTTAAGCAGATGGATGCTCAGATTATTTTGAGTAACACGTATCATCTATTTCTTCGACCAGGACACGATATTATTCGTGAAGCGGGTGGGCTTCATAAATTTATGAACTGGGATCGCCCCATTCTCACAGACAGTGGTGGCTTTCAAGTATTTAGTCTGAGTGAAATGCGTAAAATTACGGAAGAGGGTGTTCATTTTCGTTCTCATCTAAACGGAGATAAATTATTCCTTTCCCCAGAGGTTGCAATGGAAATTCAGAATGCACTTGGGTCTGATATTATGATGGCATTTGATGAATGTCCACCTTATCCTGCAGAATATGATTACTTAAAGAAATCACTTGAACGAACTAGTCGTTGGGCTGAACGTTGTTTGGAAAGTCATGCTAGACCACAGGATCAAGGGCTGTTCGCTATTGTTCAGGGTGGTATGTATGAAGATTTACGCAAACAGAGTGCGCGTGATTTGACTTCCATGGATTTCCCGGGGTATGCTATTGGAGGACTGAGCGTTGGAGAGTCTAAGCAGCTGATGTATGATGTTTTAGATTACACAGTTCCACTGCTTCCTAGCAATAAACCTCGTTATTTAATGGGTGTGGGATCACCGGATGCGCTCTTAGAGGGGTCTATTCGTGGAGTGGATATGTTCGATTGTGTCTTACCGACTCGGATTGCCCGAAATGGGACAACGATGACAAGCCAAGGTAGACTTGTTATTCGGAATGCAAAATATGCACGTGATTTTGGTCCTCTAGATCCAGCATGTGATTGCTATACATGTCGAAATTATTCGAGAGCTTATTTACGGCATTTGATTAAAGCAGATGAGACCTTCGGACTGAGACTGACTACATACCACAACTTGCATTTCTTGCTAGATTTAATGCGCAAGGTCCGCGAGAGTATTATGGAAGACAGATTGCTTGATTTTCGTGATGAGTTTTTCGAACAGTATGGTCTGTATGAGAACCTCAAAGGTTTTTAA
- the ruvB gene encoding Holliday junction branch migration DNA helicase RuvB has product MEDRIISANLMMEDQAVELSLRPRYLAEYIGQNQVKENMKIYIEAAKMRSEALDHVLLYGPPGLGKTTLANIIANELGVNLRTTSGPAIVRPGDLAALLTNLQEGDVLFIDEIHRLHRTVEEVLYPAMEDFALDIMIGKGPSARSVRLDLPPFTLIGATTRAGLLSAPLRDRFGVVSRLEYYSVDELSYIVSRGADIFGIEIVGNAADEIALRSRGTPRIANRLLRRVRDYAQVRGDGMITQDIAEQALKMLQVDPRGLDQIDYKILHSMITSFRGGPVGLDTIAATIGEESQTIEDVYEPYLLQIGFLQRTPRGRMVSPTGYQHLGLPLPPEHH; this is encoded by the coding sequence TTATATCAGCAAATTTAATGATGGAAGATCAGGCGGTGGAGCTTAGTCTCCGTCCTCGCTATTTAGCGGAATATATCGGACAGAATCAAGTGAAAGAAAATATGAAGATTTACATTGAAGCTGCAAAAATGCGTAGCGAAGCGTTAGATCACGTACTACTCTATGGTCCCCCTGGACTCGGCAAAACAACGCTAGCTAACATTATTGCAAATGAGTTAGGCGTGAATCTGCGTACGACATCTGGACCCGCTATTGTTCGTCCTGGAGATTTAGCAGCATTGCTCACGAATCTTCAAGAGGGAGATGTTCTCTTTATAGATGAGATTCATCGTTTACATCGTACTGTAGAAGAAGTGTTATATCCGGCCATGGAAGATTTCGCTCTGGATATTATGATTGGTAAAGGACCCAGTGCTCGTTCTGTGAGATTGGACCTGCCGCCCTTTACATTGATAGGAGCTACGACCCGTGCTGGGCTTCTTTCCGCACCGTTGAGGGACCGTTTCGGTGTAGTTAGTCGGCTAGAGTACTATAGTGTAGATGAATTGAGTTATATCGTATCTAGAGGCGCTGATATTTTTGGCATAGAGATTGTGGGGAATGCAGCAGATGAAATCGCACTCAGGTCTCGGGGGACTCCTCGGATAGCCAACAGACTTCTGAGACGGGTACGTGATTACGCTCAAGTACGTGGCGATGGGATGATCACACAAGATATTGCAGAACAGGCGCTCAAAATGCTTCAAGTCGATCCTAGAGGGCTTGACCAGATTGACTATAAGATTCTCCATTCCATGATCACGAGCTTTCGTGGTGGGCCTGTAGGGCTGGATACGATTGCTGCAACGATTGGTGAAGAGAGCCAAACGATTGAGGATGTATATGAGCCCTATTTATTACAGATTGGTTTCTTACAACGAACTCCAAGAGGAAGAATGGTGTCGCCTACGGGTTATCAACATCTAGGTCTTCCACTACCTCCAGAACATCATTGA
- a CDS encoding SpoIID/LytB domain-containing protein, which translates to MIKKFSRRSKNWLSKGILAIVITAACFQVPSEALAISNDTVRVALFLNLGSTYKSTVPAVTLQSENNWSIGENGADGYQAWISFAANTQARFSVDQYRVKVLETTDWKTATDASQKLSGTSDKPMLFSISQNGKSVYQLYSGIYASEQEAAAAISRVSKTVVAQLNGQTPTVKGNNYLSAGMYRTEAQAELQRAKFNDAGMDAAVVILPTESYSYAVWVGEAANSNELTAIKSQANKLLPKITLGDVELNIPALIKRQDVGLNLKTAQSVDHYQIVDPLTKLWIPANAEGTKVIERSQRSYRGAFEISSYNGQLSLVNEVPIDQYLYSVVGGEVPSSWAEEALKTQAVAARSYAKFQNNKFKIADVVDTTLSQVYQGISSEAPSITNAVDATQGEVLMKDGKVVEAIFSSNSGGVTADSSEVWNNVNDTFASVASEEDISAQKNLKMWYYVLLNNGVTGFIREDNVKELAGTINAGLGQLTVTAKDTNVRPLPLIQSSVSAVGKLNPGDTATILDKVSESNSYSWVRGPYTSEELLKSMQGKTTTKLPSSISTLEVTKRGPSGRVIEMQVNGQVLEVKYADIFRSALNGLPSTLFDIVPIGSYTELGSDSTTVKATMPSPFSAISTFGGNSFSNTQTPIMNADSKANALNKSQKFLFVGRGNGHGLGLSQWGAKGMADDGNNYQDILKHYYQNVTIVKE; encoded by the coding sequence ATGATAAAAAAATTCAGCAGAAGAAGTAAGAATTGGCTCAGTAAAGGAATTTTGGCTATCGTCATTACAGCGGCATGTTTTCAAGTGCCTAGTGAAGCTCTAGCAATTTCTAATGATACGGTAAGAGTTGCACTTTTTCTAAATTTAGGTAGCACGTATAAGTCAACGGTTCCCGCCGTGACGCTTCAATCGGAGAATAATTGGAGCATTGGTGAGAATGGGGCAGATGGATATCAAGCTTGGATTTCCTTTGCAGCTAATACCCAAGCACGTTTCAGTGTAGATCAATATCGAGTTAAAGTATTAGAGACAACCGATTGGAAAACAGCAACAGATGCATCACAGAAACTTTCAGGAACAAGTGATAAGCCGATGCTATTTAGTATTTCCCAAAATGGAAAGTCAGTATACCAACTTTATTCTGGTATATATGCGAGTGAGCAAGAGGCTGCAGCGGCTATATCTCGTGTATCTAAGACGGTAGTTGCTCAATTGAATGGTCAGACTCCTACGGTGAAGGGAAATAACTATTTATCCGCAGGCATGTATAGAACTGAGGCTCAGGCTGAATTACAGAGAGCCAAGTTTAACGATGCAGGTATGGATGCAGCAGTGGTTATTTTACCTACAGAGAGTTATTCATATGCTGTGTGGGTAGGAGAAGCAGCGAATAGCAATGAACTGACAGCTATCAAGAGTCAGGCAAATAAGTTATTACCGAAGATAACGCTAGGTGACGTTGAGCTGAATATTCCTGCACTCATAAAAAGACAGGATGTTGGATTGAATCTGAAGACAGCACAATCCGTCGATCATTATCAAATCGTTGATCCTTTGACTAAGTTATGGATTCCAGCAAACGCAGAGGGAACGAAAGTAATAGAAAGATCCCAACGAAGCTATCGTGGTGCTTTCGAGATCAGCTCCTATAATGGACAATTGTCTCTTGTAAATGAGGTACCAATTGACCAGTATTTATATTCAGTAGTAGGTGGAGAAGTTCCTTCTTCTTGGGCAGAAGAGGCATTGAAAACGCAAGCCGTAGCTGCTAGAAGTTATGCTAAATTCCAAAATAACAAATTTAAAATTGCAGACGTAGTGGATACGACACTAAGCCAAGTATATCAAGGAATAAGTTCCGAAGCTCCGAGCATCACAAATGCTGTTGATGCTACGCAGGGTGAAGTTCTTATGAAGGATGGTAAGGTGGTAGAAGCTATATTCTCCTCGAATAGTGGAGGCGTGACAGCCGATTCCAGCGAAGTATGGAATAATGTGAATGATACGTTTGCAAGTGTAGCAAGTGAAGAAGATATATCCGCGCAAAAAAACTTGAAAATGTGGTATTATGTACTTTTGAATAATGGCGTTACAGGATTTATCCGTGAAGATAATGTAAAAGAGCTAGCAGGCACAATAAATGCAGGTCTTGGACAGTTAACGGTAACTGCTAAAGATACCAATGTACGTCCGCTTCCACTTATCCAGTCTAGCGTGAGTGCTGTTGGCAAGCTTAATCCAGGGGATACAGCTACTATTCTGGACAAAGTATCTGAATCCAATTCGTATTCATGGGTTAGAGGTCCTTATACTTCTGAAGAATTACTTAAATCTATGCAAGGCAAGACAACAACCAAGTTACCTAGTTCTATAAGTACACTTGAGGTGACTAAACGGGGTCCATCGGGACGAGTTATTGAGATGCAGGTAAACGGGCAAGTTCTAGAGGTGAAATATGCAGACATTTTCCGTTCTGCACTTAATGGGTTGCCAAGTACGCTATTTGATATTGTACCTATCGGAAGTTATACTGAATTAGGCTCTGACAGTACAACGGTTAAAGCAACAATGCCATCGCCTTTTTCAGCGATTTCTACTTTTGGAGGCAACAGTTTCAGTAATACACAAACGCCCATTATGAACGCTGACTCAAAGGCAAATGCTTTGAACAAAAGTCAGAAGTTTTTATTTGTAGGACGAGGTAATGGTCACGGCTTGGGACTCTCGCAATGGGGAGCCAAGGGGATGGCAGATGATGGGAATAATTATCAGGATATTTTGAAACACTATTATCAAAATGTCACTATTGTTAAGGAATGA
- a CDS encoding phosphatase PAP2 family protein — protein MLYNSLGTISLATIGVVIILIWLGTLRFPLLPVGKFIMDLIKSRRFLVLLLAVICILLLNKYELSFEESLDYNADFTPWIYALEGHFVQSVQHIFSNPYVTQITVFFYIIVFQSLLVGSIGVYIIDRNKVLVYAICFAIITNYAVAIPFYVLFPVNEVWSHPPAGVSFLMLDVFPKFEQEYRPLSGLNNCFPSLHTSLSVTIMLLAARSGNMRWRIITGISSVIILFSIFYLGIHWLTDMIAGTLLGVFASSFGIYMAKRTIKKEGTKLPSL, from the coding sequence GTGCTGTACAATTCGTTAGGAACTATTTCATTAGCAACTATAGGTGTAGTCATTATACTCATTTGGTTAGGAACTCTAAGATTTCCATTGTTACCCGTCGGAAAATTCATCATGGATCTCATAAAATCACGAAGGTTTCTTGTATTACTGTTAGCTGTCATCTGTATTCTTTTATTGAATAAGTATGAGCTAAGTTTTGAAGAATCCTTAGATTACAATGCGGACTTTACTCCTTGGATTTATGCTCTGGAGGGTCATTTTGTACAATCCGTTCAGCACATCTTCAGTAACCCATACGTTACTCAGATTACTGTGTTCTTTTACATCATCGTGTTCCAATCTCTCTTGGTTGGTTCTATCGGAGTCTACATTATTGATCGAAATAAAGTTCTCGTATACGCCATTTGTTTTGCAATTATTACGAATTATGCCGTAGCTATCCCTTTTTATGTACTATTTCCGGTGAATGAAGTGTGGTCTCATCCTCCTGCCGGAGTATCATTCTTAATGTTAGATGTATTTCCTAAATTTGAACAAGAATATAGACCTTTATCGGGTCTAAATAACTGCTTCCCAAGTCTTCATACATCTCTCTCAGTTACCATCATGCTTCTAGCCGCACGATCAGGTAACATGCGCTGGAGAATCATAACTGGAATTAGCTCTGTTATTATTCTATTCAGCATTTTCTACCTTGGAATTCACTGGTTGACCGATATGATCGCAGGAACACTGCTTGGCGTATTTGCATCCTCATTTGGAATTTATATGGCCAAGCGTACGATAAAGAAAGAAGGCACCAAGCTTCCATCCTTATAA
- the yajC gene encoding preprotein translocase subunit YajC: MFEFAGAPGGDGAGSIFQLIWPFVLMFAIFYFLLIRPQQKKQKKRASMLSALQKGDKIVTIGGLHGTILEITDDIVVIRVNDVTKLTFDRSAISQGVRSEDASV; this comes from the coding sequence ATGTTTGAATTTGCAGGTGCACCAGGAGGAGACGGAGCGGGATCTATATTTCAATTAATTTGGCCATTTGTTCTAATGTTTGCGATCTTTTATTTTTTGCTAATCCGTCCACAACAGAAGAAACAAAAGAAACGCGCTTCAATGTTAAGTGCTCTACAAAAGGGAGATAAAATTGTAACCATTGGTGGTCTTCATGGTACAATTTTGGAAATAACAGATGATATCGTTGTTATTCGTGTTAATGATGTAACGAAACTTACCTTCGACCGTAGTGCAATCAGTCAAGGTGTTCGTTCTGAGGATGCGTCAGTGTAA